From Cygnus atratus isolate AKBS03 ecotype Queensland, Australia chromosome 1, CAtr_DNAZoo_HiC_assembly, whole genome shotgun sequence, the proteins below share one genomic window:
- the SYTL2 gene encoding synaptotagmin-like protein 2 isoform X6 — protein MIDLSFLTEEEQEAIMKVLQRDAELKKAEEERVRHLPEKVKDDVQLKNMSGQWFYEAKSKRHRDKIHGADIIRASMRRKPSTVAEASQSKSNKAKNSWVSNVNKEVVVPPELHGIVEHQEEEELKSSSSSKTVTSGLDKPEGRSTKAAVSPVKQRRNPFNSTVSGDNLSSGESENRPDILPQLSKKEILSPSIESQPKTNVLSDETETPKKPSVEPTDESQNGLVKRPIPKARKLVHKITDPVPQREDIVPKPAKRTQGVNGTGIPPRGILKRSSSSSSTDSEVRVNQMLEVQSKNSIPTKTIFEGEVEKNTLTEEVEESAQISLEKLKQVRFSSSIGKRESLQSPQIHHSKETGELDLLESGEIKTSENDAVGTDSLGNKQTSTVKPLGTHSSSVHVKTHSLQEDKSASSPCDTNGSVFLVNKTFQTKIVTPKKLETPQKTSTNILSNSNKELSVDETCENKSNQSMSRESKSLKNSTDEHLLSAETKAHEVSNTNSAALQQGSEELNPVLMALKRSADRKMPSKSLEDIPSATSNKGKINIPKEELALSAEDGLKTDQDQERNENAAGISTVPPQPDKLFSNPEKLKGLSKSVPSFLQEESDDRETDTASESSYSLGRIKKSPSSLTNLSGSSGMASLSSVSGSLMSVYSGDFGNVDVKGNIQFAIDYVEQLNELHIFICQCKDLAVADVKRQRSDPYVKTYLLPEKYKLGKRKTSVKKKTFNPVYNEILRYKIEKDLLKNQSLNISVWHNDTFGRNSFLGEVELDLGTWDWNDKSNKQINWFPLKPRTSTMALELENRGEMKLALKYVPQPAGGKKTLSTGEVHIWVKECHDLPLLRGNRLNSFIKCTILPDTSRKSRQKTRTVAKTTNPVFNHTMVYDGFRPEDLKEACIELTVWDHNKLANHFLGGLRIGLGTGRSYGTTVDWMDSTSDESALWEKMMNLPNTWVEDTLPLRMLMVAKLTK, from the exons gcATTTACCAGAGAAAGTCAAAGATGATGTTCAGCTAAAGAACATGAGCGGACAGTGGTTTTATGAAGCCAAGTCAAAGAGGCACAGAGATAAGATCCATGGAGCAGATATTATCAGAGCTTCCATGCGAAGGAAGCCTTCCACTGTTG CTGAAGCGAGTCAGAGCAaatcaaacaaagcaaagaacagcTGGGTGAGCAATGTTAATAAAGAAGTCGTTGTGCCACCAGAACTCCATGGCATTGTGGAACATCAGGAAGAAGAAGAACTGAAGTCTAGTTCAAG TTCTAAAACAGTAACTTCTGGATTAGACAAACCAGAGGGAAGATCTACGAAGGCAGCAGTCTCGCCAGTAAAG caaaggAGAAACCCATTTAATTCCACTGTATCAGGTGATAACTTGAGCAGTGGAGAATCAGAAAACAGACCAGACATTCTACCTCAGCTATCAAAGAAGG AAATTTTGTCACCTTCAATAGAGAGCCAACCTAAAACAAACGTACTGAGTGATGAAACTGAGACACCTAAGAAGCCTTCTGTAGAACCTACGGATGAGTCACAGAATGGACTGGTTAAGCGTCCTATCCCAAAAGCTAGAAAATTAGTTCACAAAATAACAGATCCTGTGCCACAAAGAGAAGACATTGTTCCAAAACCAGCCAAACGGACCCAGGGGGTTAATGGAACTGGTATACCTCCTAGGGGCATTCTCAAACGCAGTTCAAGTTCCAGTTCCACTGACTCAGAAGTTCGTGTTAATCAGATGTTAGAAGTTCAGAGTAAGAATAGTATTCCtactaaaactatttttgaagGAGAAGTTGAGAAGAACACTCTTACGGAGGAAGTGGAAGAGTCCGCAcaaatttcactggaaaaattaaaacaagtgAGGTTTTCATCTAGCATAGGAAAAAGGGAATCTCTGCAAAGCCCACAGATCCatcacagcaaagaaacaggAGAACTTGATTTGTTAGAATCTGGTGAAATAAAGACTAGTGAAAATGATGCTGTTGGAACAGACTCACTTGGAAATAAGCAAACTTCCACTGTAAAGCCTTTGGGAACCCATTCGTCATCTGTACATGTGAAAACACATAGTTTACAGGAAGATAAGTCTGCATCCAGTCCTTGTGACACTAATGGGTCAGTCTTCCTGGTTAATAAAACGTTCCAAACAAAGATCGTTACTCCTAAGAAACTTGAAACTCCACAGAAGACCTCCACCAATATCCTATCAAATAGCAATAAAGAATTGAGTGTTGATGAGAcatgtgaaaataaatccaaCCAGTCCATGAGCCGTGAATCAAAGTCGCTCAAAAACTCTACTG ATGAACacttgctttctgctgagaCAAAAGCACATGAGGTATCAAACACCAAttctgcagctcttcaacaag GTTCAGAAGAATTAAATCCTGTTTTGATGGCTTTGAAAAGGAGTGCAGATAGGAAAATGCCTTCCAAAAGTCTAGAGGACATTCCATCAGCCACCTCAA ataaaggaaaaataaatattccaaaGGAAGAATTAGCTCTTAGTGCTGAAGATG GTCTGAAAACTGATCAGGATCAAGAGAGGAATGAAAATGCAGCAGGAA TCTCCACAGTGCCTCCGCAGCCTGATAAGCTGTTTTCCAATCCTGAAAAACTCAAAGGACTGAGCAAGTCAGTACCATCGTTCCTGCAGGAAGAG AGTGATGACAGAGAGACAGATACAGCATCAGAAAGCAGTTATTCCCTTGGCAGAATCAAgaagagtcccagctctctAACCAATCTTAGCGGTTCTTCTGGCATGGCCTCCTTATCCTCT GTGAGCGGAAGCTTAATGAGTGTCTATAGTGGAGACTTTGGCAATGTTGACGTGAAGGGGAACATTCAGTTTGCTATTGATTACGTAGAACAGCTGAACGAGCTCCACATCTTTATTTGCCAGTGTAAAGACTTGGCAGTGGCAGATGTCAAGAGGCAACGTTCAGACCC GTATGTGAAGACCTACCTGCTTCCAGAGAAATACAAGCTGGGCAAACGGAAGAcctctgtgaaaaagaaaacttttaatcCGGTCTATAATGAAATACTGCGG TATAAAATTGAGAAGGATCTACTGAAGAACCAAAGCCTTAATATCTCTGTCTGGCACAACGATACCTTTGGGAGGAATAGCTTCCTTGGTGAAGTAGAGCTGGATTTAGGAACTTGGGACTGGAATGATAAATCCAACAAGCAGATCAACTGGTTTCCACTCAAGCCAAGG ACTTCAACAATGGCTCTGGAACTAGAAAACAGAGGGGAGATGAAACTAGCCCTCAAGTATGTTCCACAACCTGCTGGAG gaAAGAAGACTCTGTCCACTGGTGAGGTCCACATCTGGGTGAAGGAATGCCATGACCTTCCTCTTCTGAGGGGCAACAGGCTCAACTCTTTTATCAAGTG CACCATTCTTCCAGATACTAGCAGAAAAAGTCgccagaaaacaagaacagtgGCAAAAACTACAAACCCAGTATTCAACCATACCATGGTCTATGATGGCTTTAGACCAGAAGATTTGAAAGAAGCCTGCATAGAACTCACAGTCTGGGATCACAACAAACTAGCCAACCACTTTCTGGGAGGTCTCAGGATAGGCCTTGGAACAG GCAGAAGCTATGGAACTACAGTAGACTGGATGGATTCCACTTCAGATGAAAGTGCCCTGTGGGAGAAGATGATGAACTTGCCAAACACATGGGTAGAAGATACGCTACCTCTGAGGATGCTAATGGTTgcaaaactgacaaaataa
- the SYTL2 gene encoding synaptotagmin-like protein 2 isoform X9: MIDLSFLTEEEQEAIMKVLQRDAELKKAEEERVRHLPEKVKDDVQLKNMSGQWFYEAKSKRHRDKIHGADIIRASMRRKPSTVAEASQSKSNKAKNSWVSNVNKEVVVPPELHGIVEHQEEEELKSSSSSKTVTSGLDKPEGRSTKAAVSPVKQRRNPFNSTVSGDNLSSGESENRPDILPQLSKKEILSPSIESQPKTNVLSDETETPKKPSVEPTDESQNGLVKRPIPKARKLVHKITDPVPQREDIVPKPAKRTQGVNGTGIPPRGILKRSSSSSSTDSEVRVNQMLEVQSKNSIPTKTIFEGEVEKNTLTEEVEESAQISLEKLKQVRFSSSIGKRESLQSPQIHHSKETGELDLLESGEIKTSENDAVGTDSLGNKQTSTVKPLGTHSSSVHVKTHSLQEDKSASSPCDTNGSVFLVNKTFQTKIVTPKKLETPQKTSTNILSNSNKELSVDETCENKSNQSMSRESKSLKNSTDEHLLSAETKAHEVSNTNSAALQQGSEELNPVLMALKRSADRKMPSKSLEDIPSATSNKGKINIPKEELALSAEDGLKTDQDQERNENAAGISTVPPQPDKLFSNPEKLKGLSKSVPSFLQEEVSGSLMSVYSGDFGNVDVKGNIQFAIDYVEQLNELHIFICQCKDLAVADVKRQRSDPYVKTYLLPEKYKLGKRKTSVKKKTFNPVYNEILRYKIEKDLLKNQSLNISVWHNDTFGRNSFLGEVELDLGTWDWNDKSNKQINWFPLKPRTSTMALELENRGEMKLALKYVPQPAGGKKTLSTGEVHIWVKECHDLPLLRGNRLNSFIKCTILPDTSRKSRQKTRTVAKTTNPVFNHTMVYDGFRPEDLKEACIELTVWDHNKLANHFLGGLRIGLGTGRSYGTTVDWMDSTSDESALWEKMMNLPNTWVEDTLPLRMLMVAKLTK; the protein is encoded by the exons gcATTTACCAGAGAAAGTCAAAGATGATGTTCAGCTAAAGAACATGAGCGGACAGTGGTTTTATGAAGCCAAGTCAAAGAGGCACAGAGATAAGATCCATGGAGCAGATATTATCAGAGCTTCCATGCGAAGGAAGCCTTCCACTGTTG CTGAAGCGAGTCAGAGCAaatcaaacaaagcaaagaacagcTGGGTGAGCAATGTTAATAAAGAAGTCGTTGTGCCACCAGAACTCCATGGCATTGTGGAACATCAGGAAGAAGAAGAACTGAAGTCTAGTTCAAG TTCTAAAACAGTAACTTCTGGATTAGACAAACCAGAGGGAAGATCTACGAAGGCAGCAGTCTCGCCAGTAAAG caaaggAGAAACCCATTTAATTCCACTGTATCAGGTGATAACTTGAGCAGTGGAGAATCAGAAAACAGACCAGACATTCTACCTCAGCTATCAAAGAAGG AAATTTTGTCACCTTCAATAGAGAGCCAACCTAAAACAAACGTACTGAGTGATGAAACTGAGACACCTAAGAAGCCTTCTGTAGAACCTACGGATGAGTCACAGAATGGACTGGTTAAGCGTCCTATCCCAAAAGCTAGAAAATTAGTTCACAAAATAACAGATCCTGTGCCACAAAGAGAAGACATTGTTCCAAAACCAGCCAAACGGACCCAGGGGGTTAATGGAACTGGTATACCTCCTAGGGGCATTCTCAAACGCAGTTCAAGTTCCAGTTCCACTGACTCAGAAGTTCGTGTTAATCAGATGTTAGAAGTTCAGAGTAAGAATAGTATTCCtactaaaactatttttgaagGAGAAGTTGAGAAGAACACTCTTACGGAGGAAGTGGAAGAGTCCGCAcaaatttcactggaaaaattaaaacaagtgAGGTTTTCATCTAGCATAGGAAAAAGGGAATCTCTGCAAAGCCCACAGATCCatcacagcaaagaaacaggAGAACTTGATTTGTTAGAATCTGGTGAAATAAAGACTAGTGAAAATGATGCTGTTGGAACAGACTCACTTGGAAATAAGCAAACTTCCACTGTAAAGCCTTTGGGAACCCATTCGTCATCTGTACATGTGAAAACACATAGTTTACAGGAAGATAAGTCTGCATCCAGTCCTTGTGACACTAATGGGTCAGTCTTCCTGGTTAATAAAACGTTCCAAACAAAGATCGTTACTCCTAAGAAACTTGAAACTCCACAGAAGACCTCCACCAATATCCTATCAAATAGCAATAAAGAATTGAGTGTTGATGAGAcatgtgaaaataaatccaaCCAGTCCATGAGCCGTGAATCAAAGTCGCTCAAAAACTCTACTG ATGAACacttgctttctgctgagaCAAAAGCACATGAGGTATCAAACACCAAttctgcagctcttcaacaag GTTCAGAAGAATTAAATCCTGTTTTGATGGCTTTGAAAAGGAGTGCAGATAGGAAAATGCCTTCCAAAAGTCTAGAGGACATTCCATCAGCCACCTCAA ataaaggaaaaataaatattccaaaGGAAGAATTAGCTCTTAGTGCTGAAGATG GTCTGAAAACTGATCAGGATCAAGAGAGGAATGAAAATGCAGCAGGAA TCTCCACAGTGCCTCCGCAGCCTGATAAGCTGTTTTCCAATCCTGAAAAACTCAAAGGACTGAGCAAGTCAGTACCATCGTTCCTGCAGGAAGAG GTGAGCGGAAGCTTAATGAGTGTCTATAGTGGAGACTTTGGCAATGTTGACGTGAAGGGGAACATTCAGTTTGCTATTGATTACGTAGAACAGCTGAACGAGCTCCACATCTTTATTTGCCAGTGTAAAGACTTGGCAGTGGCAGATGTCAAGAGGCAACGTTCAGACCC GTATGTGAAGACCTACCTGCTTCCAGAGAAATACAAGCTGGGCAAACGGAAGAcctctgtgaaaaagaaaacttttaatcCGGTCTATAATGAAATACTGCGG TATAAAATTGAGAAGGATCTACTGAAGAACCAAAGCCTTAATATCTCTGTCTGGCACAACGATACCTTTGGGAGGAATAGCTTCCTTGGTGAAGTAGAGCTGGATTTAGGAACTTGGGACTGGAATGATAAATCCAACAAGCAGATCAACTGGTTTCCACTCAAGCCAAGG ACTTCAACAATGGCTCTGGAACTAGAAAACAGAGGGGAGATGAAACTAGCCCTCAAGTATGTTCCACAACCTGCTGGAG gaAAGAAGACTCTGTCCACTGGTGAGGTCCACATCTGGGTGAAGGAATGCCATGACCTTCCTCTTCTGAGGGGCAACAGGCTCAACTCTTTTATCAAGTG CACCATTCTTCCAGATACTAGCAGAAAAAGTCgccagaaaacaagaacagtgGCAAAAACTACAAACCCAGTATTCAACCATACCATGGTCTATGATGGCTTTAGACCAGAAGATTTGAAAGAAGCCTGCATAGAACTCACAGTCTGGGATCACAACAAACTAGCCAACCACTTTCTGGGAGGTCTCAGGATAGGCCTTGGAACAG GCAGAAGCTATGGAACTACAGTAGACTGGATGGATTCCACTTCAGATGAAAGTGCCCTGTGGGAGAAGATGATGAACTTGCCAAACACATGGGTAGAAGATACGCTACCTCTGAGGATGCTAATGGTTgcaaaactgacaaaataa
- the SYTL2 gene encoding synaptotagmin-like protein 2 isoform X8 yields MIDLSFLTEEEQEAIMKVLQRDAELKKAEEERVRHLPEKVKDDVQLKNMSGQWFYEAKSKRHRDKIHGADIIRASMRRKPSTVAEASQSKSNKAKNSWVSNVNKEVVVPPELHGIVEHQEEEELKSSSSSKTVTSGLDKPEGRSTKAAVSPVKQRRNPFNSTVSGDNLSSGESENRPDILPQLSKKEILSPSIESQPKTNVLSDETETPKKPSVEPTDESQNGLVKRPIPKARKLVHKITDPVPQREDIVPKPAKRTQGVNGTGIPPRGILKRSSSSSSTDSEVRVNQMLEVQSKNSIPTKTIFEGEVEKNTLTEEVEESAQISLEKLKQVRFSSSIGKRESLQSPQIHHSKETGELDLLESGEIKTSENDAVGTDSLGNKQTSTVKPLGTHSSSVHVKTHSLQEDKSASSPCDTNGSVFLVNKTFQTKIVTPKKLETPQKTSTNILSNSNKELSVDETCENKSNQSMSRESKSLKNSTGSEELNPVLMALKRSADRKMPSKSLEDIPSATSNKGKINIPKEELALSAEDGLKTDQDQERNENAAGISTVPPQPDKLFSNPEKLKGLSKSVPSFLQEESDDRETDTASESSYSLGRIKKSPSSLTNLSGSSGMASLSSVSGSLMSVYSGDFGNVDVKGNIQFAIDYVEQLNELHIFICQCKDLAVADVKRQRSDPYVKTYLLPEKYKLGKRKTSVKKKTFNPVYNEILRYKIEKDLLKNQSLNISVWHNDTFGRNSFLGEVELDLGTWDWNDKSNKQINWFPLKPRTSTMALELENRGEMKLALKYVPQPAGGKKTLSTGEVHIWVKECHDLPLLRGNRLNSFIKCTILPDTSRKSRQKTRTVAKTTNPVFNHTMVYDGFRPEDLKEACIELTVWDHNKLANHFLGGLRIGLGTGRSYGTTVDWMDSTSDESALWEKMMNLPNTWVEDTLPLRMLMVAKLTK; encoded by the exons gcATTTACCAGAGAAAGTCAAAGATGATGTTCAGCTAAAGAACATGAGCGGACAGTGGTTTTATGAAGCCAAGTCAAAGAGGCACAGAGATAAGATCCATGGAGCAGATATTATCAGAGCTTCCATGCGAAGGAAGCCTTCCACTGTTG CTGAAGCGAGTCAGAGCAaatcaaacaaagcaaagaacagcTGGGTGAGCAATGTTAATAAAGAAGTCGTTGTGCCACCAGAACTCCATGGCATTGTGGAACATCAGGAAGAAGAAGAACTGAAGTCTAGTTCAAG TTCTAAAACAGTAACTTCTGGATTAGACAAACCAGAGGGAAGATCTACGAAGGCAGCAGTCTCGCCAGTAAAG caaaggAGAAACCCATTTAATTCCACTGTATCAGGTGATAACTTGAGCAGTGGAGAATCAGAAAACAGACCAGACATTCTACCTCAGCTATCAAAGAAGG AAATTTTGTCACCTTCAATAGAGAGCCAACCTAAAACAAACGTACTGAGTGATGAAACTGAGACACCTAAGAAGCCTTCTGTAGAACCTACGGATGAGTCACAGAATGGACTGGTTAAGCGTCCTATCCCAAAAGCTAGAAAATTAGTTCACAAAATAACAGATCCTGTGCCACAAAGAGAAGACATTGTTCCAAAACCAGCCAAACGGACCCAGGGGGTTAATGGAACTGGTATACCTCCTAGGGGCATTCTCAAACGCAGTTCAAGTTCCAGTTCCACTGACTCAGAAGTTCGTGTTAATCAGATGTTAGAAGTTCAGAGTAAGAATAGTATTCCtactaaaactatttttgaagGAGAAGTTGAGAAGAACACTCTTACGGAGGAAGTGGAAGAGTCCGCAcaaatttcactggaaaaattaaaacaagtgAGGTTTTCATCTAGCATAGGAAAAAGGGAATCTCTGCAAAGCCCACAGATCCatcacagcaaagaaacaggAGAACTTGATTTGTTAGAATCTGGTGAAATAAAGACTAGTGAAAATGATGCTGTTGGAACAGACTCACTTGGAAATAAGCAAACTTCCACTGTAAAGCCTTTGGGAACCCATTCGTCATCTGTACATGTGAAAACACATAGTTTACAGGAAGATAAGTCTGCATCCAGTCCTTGTGACACTAATGGGTCAGTCTTCCTGGTTAATAAAACGTTCCAAACAAAGATCGTTACTCCTAAGAAACTTGAAACTCCACAGAAGACCTCCACCAATATCCTATCAAATAGCAATAAAGAATTGAGTGTTGATGAGAcatgtgaaaataaatccaaCCAGTCCATGAGCCGTGAATCAAAGTCGCTCAAAAACTCTACTG GTTCAGAAGAATTAAATCCTGTTTTGATGGCTTTGAAAAGGAGTGCAGATAGGAAAATGCCTTCCAAAAGTCTAGAGGACATTCCATCAGCCACCTCAA ataaaggaaaaataaatattccaaaGGAAGAATTAGCTCTTAGTGCTGAAGATG GTCTGAAAACTGATCAGGATCAAGAGAGGAATGAAAATGCAGCAGGAA TCTCCACAGTGCCTCCGCAGCCTGATAAGCTGTTTTCCAATCCTGAAAAACTCAAAGGACTGAGCAAGTCAGTACCATCGTTCCTGCAGGAAGAG AGTGATGACAGAGAGACAGATACAGCATCAGAAAGCAGTTATTCCCTTGGCAGAATCAAgaagagtcccagctctctAACCAATCTTAGCGGTTCTTCTGGCATGGCCTCCTTATCCTCT GTGAGCGGAAGCTTAATGAGTGTCTATAGTGGAGACTTTGGCAATGTTGACGTGAAGGGGAACATTCAGTTTGCTATTGATTACGTAGAACAGCTGAACGAGCTCCACATCTTTATTTGCCAGTGTAAAGACTTGGCAGTGGCAGATGTCAAGAGGCAACGTTCAGACCC GTATGTGAAGACCTACCTGCTTCCAGAGAAATACAAGCTGGGCAAACGGAAGAcctctgtgaaaaagaaaacttttaatcCGGTCTATAATGAAATACTGCGG TATAAAATTGAGAAGGATCTACTGAAGAACCAAAGCCTTAATATCTCTGTCTGGCACAACGATACCTTTGGGAGGAATAGCTTCCTTGGTGAAGTAGAGCTGGATTTAGGAACTTGGGACTGGAATGATAAATCCAACAAGCAGATCAACTGGTTTCCACTCAAGCCAAGG ACTTCAACAATGGCTCTGGAACTAGAAAACAGAGGGGAGATGAAACTAGCCCTCAAGTATGTTCCACAACCTGCTGGAG gaAAGAAGACTCTGTCCACTGGTGAGGTCCACATCTGGGTGAAGGAATGCCATGACCTTCCTCTTCTGAGGGGCAACAGGCTCAACTCTTTTATCAAGTG CACCATTCTTCCAGATACTAGCAGAAAAAGTCgccagaaaacaagaacagtgGCAAAAACTACAAACCCAGTATTCAACCATACCATGGTCTATGATGGCTTTAGACCAGAAGATTTGAAAGAAGCCTGCATAGAACTCACAGTCTGGGATCACAACAAACTAGCCAACCACTTTCTGGGAGGTCTCAGGATAGGCCTTGGAACAG GCAGAAGCTATGGAACTACAGTAGACTGGATGGATTCCACTTCAGATGAAAGTGCCCTGTGGGAGAAGATGATGAACTTGCCAAACACATGGGTAGAAGATACGCTACCTCTGAGGATGCTAATGGTTgcaaaactgacaaaataa